The Psychrosphaera ytuae genome includes a region encoding these proteins:
- a CDS encoding PAS domain-containing hybrid sensor histidine kinase/response regulator codes for MNSFVKGKIAKIIVLGLFIMVVGTTIVSSRFAIERKAELISSEFDAHQERVSSLDEQFNGLVTQLSSAARVLNSSIEQNARFEQEYNQFGDESNIIELRYSLLQIPLLSPSKKQNLQNVFDPNVHYVLLNDATFLPLLKLLKESPLVTDSALIADVGNHEFQLASLTDDFDLPLPLMDWLDQNRDRWLNNTEVGEVEFVPPYIYRGEPKNYVVVNVPVTNFKPVYLVLELHSHTLNFVNSTDEKYVLWQTANQRVVASNIDVSQDYSANIQSLLATRYIPSSWHELAFADRLNIATASTTSLVENTASPGSQWLIWQSEFKYAPLNVFVFKEANQLVSQWHKDVFVYALQMFTLGGLCLLVFIWGVYTVLFKPFSLLMGYIEQQNSLYELDDVEPPSGWEPWFEKINNSFSDNRKLFNSLVAKNKELDDKVQERTRALQLQTMQKDRNLALNRAIINSMPDLIYYKNVDGTFVGCNRAFEKFTGVKEADLVTNLVEDVFEADVAAELSKFDFQALKGRRLFSAKVWHSSETSGDVYINWLVSPVVNLEGELLGTVSLGRDITEQETSFRQVEQARNAAESANVAKTEFIANMSHEIRTPMHAILGMIELLNNAQPSPIQKSYLTVAESSSRHMLKVINEILDFSKMNAGKLDLNIEPVDFNEIMDISFANSLSSAMEKELLLDIDLPLDFPVAILADKIRLSQIFTNLINNAVKFTDKGSVVLSAKILAQTDGEYTIAFSVTDTGRGIAKEQQQKVFDAFAQADASTTRQYGGTGLGLAIVFQLVELMDGEITLESELDEGTTVTVTMTLKGHAKNRFSINHLSNWLLFEPKTANAELLANKLRSAKQLVRVAHSHSELSDSRFDVLICRPELLIMVPDNIIQAIKSGEVEYQPIVFNISHFVSSELDDLPFRQLLSLPFTSWDLINNQDSRVDLTENEIRLDHLDILVVEDNYVNQQVMRMILESSGARVHIAENGLAALRKLNESKYDAVLLDIQMPVMDGLTCARKIRESSQFNNVPILAMTAHSAREDYERSFEAGIDVHLEKPIDKANLLKVIDSYTKEGESGKFVPIPASIGDAEAKKSEVNLSELPVIDKKALLSQFANDENTMQKLLVIFLKSKEKEMSQFVEQLKTQISPDVFAKLHNFQGMLANIRAEKAVEATKRLRIALKQGEKLETTRAIALWQSVITELFGFLRKFD; via the coding sequence GTGAACTCCTTTGTCAAAGGCAAAATAGCAAAGATCATCGTTTTAGGTCTGTTCATTATGGTTGTAGGAACAACCATTGTGAGCAGCCGCTTTGCGATTGAACGCAAAGCAGAATTAATCTCATCAGAGTTTGATGCTCATCAAGAGCGAGTGAGTTCTCTTGATGAACAGTTCAATGGGTTAGTCACCCAATTATCTAGTGCTGCACGGGTACTCAACTCGAGTATCGAGCAAAATGCGCGCTTCGAGCAAGAGTACAACCAGTTTGGCGATGAAAGCAATATTATCGAGTTGCGTTACTCTCTGCTTCAAATTCCTTTGTTATCCCCTTCAAAGAAGCAAAATCTTCAAAATGTGTTTGATCCGAATGTGCACTACGTACTTCTCAACGATGCGACGTTTTTACCGTTGTTGAAGTTATTGAAAGAAAGCCCACTTGTTACAGACTCAGCATTAATAGCTGATGTGGGTAACCATGAGTTTCAATTGGCAAGTCTGACGGATGATTTTGACTTGCCTTTGCCTTTAATGGATTGGTTAGATCAAAACCGCGACCGTTGGCTCAACAACACCGAAGTTGGTGAAGTGGAGTTTGTCCCGCCATACATATATCGAGGTGAGCCAAAAAATTATGTTGTCGTAAATGTTCCAGTGACCAACTTTAAACCTGTCTATTTGGTTTTGGAATTACACTCGCATACACTTAATTTTGTTAATTCTACCGATGAAAAATATGTTTTGTGGCAGACCGCGAATCAACGAGTCGTCGCATCAAATATTGACGTTAGTCAGGATTACTCGGCTAATATTCAAAGCTTACTCGCAACCCGATATATCCCCTCATCATGGCATGAGTTAGCGTTCGCTGATCGTCTCAACATAGCCACTGCTTCCACTACAAGTCTGGTTGAAAATACGGCCTCTCCGGGGAGCCAATGGCTTATTTGGCAAAGTGAGTTTAAGTATGCTCCTTTAAACGTTTTTGTCTTTAAAGAGGCGAATCAGCTTGTGTCTCAATGGCATAAAGATGTTTTTGTTTATGCATTACAAATGTTCACTCTTGGTGGCCTGTGCCTATTGGTATTTATCTGGGGGGTTTACACGGTTTTATTTAAGCCTTTTTCGCTTCTCATGGGTTATATCGAGCAACAAAACTCCTTGTATGAACTTGATGACGTTGAGCCGCCATCAGGTTGGGAGCCATGGTTTGAAAAGATTAATAACTCGTTTTCGGATAACCGAAAATTGTTTAATTCGTTAGTGGCAAAAAACAAAGAGCTTGACGATAAAGTCCAGGAGCGGACGCGGGCATTGCAATTACAAACCATGCAAAAAGATCGTAACTTGGCGCTGAATAGAGCCATTATCAACTCTATGCCAGATCTCATTTATTACAAAAATGTCGACGGAACGTTTGTTGGTTGTAATCGAGCATTTGAAAAGTTTACCGGGGTAAAAGAAGCAGACTTAGTAACCAATTTGGTGGAAGATGTTTTTGAGGCTGATGTTGCTGCAGAGTTGTCAAAGTTTGACTTTCAAGCATTAAAAGGTCGTCGATTGTTCTCAGCGAAAGTGTGGCATAGCTCTGAAACAAGTGGTGATGTGTATATTAACTGGCTCGTTTCGCCTGTTGTAAATTTAGAAGGTGAATTACTTGGAACAGTCAGTCTAGGCCGTGACATTACAGAACAGGAAACCAGCTTTAGACAAGTAGAGCAAGCACGAAATGCGGCAGAAAGCGCAAACGTAGCCAAGACCGAATTTATTGCCAATATGAGTCATGAGATCAGAACTCCAATGCACGCCATATTGGGAATGATTGAGCTGTTAAATAATGCCCAGCCGAGTCCAATTCAAAAGAGCTATCTCACTGTTGCTGAGAGTTCCTCAAGGCACATGCTAAAAGTGATCAACGAAATCCTGGATTTCTCCAAAATGAATGCCGGTAAGCTGGATCTTAATATTGAGCCTGTGGATTTTAATGAAATCATGGATATTTCATTTGCTAATAGTTTGTCCTCGGCGATGGAAAAAGAACTCCTGTTAGACATCGACTTGCCGTTGGACTTTCCGGTAGCGATATTGGCCGACAAGATCCGACTCAGTCAAATTTTTACCAATTTAATAAACAACGCGGTCAAATTCACTGATAAAGGAAGTGTGGTATTAAGTGCCAAAATCCTCGCTCAAACAGACGGAGAATATACGATTGCATTTAGTGTAACGGATACCGGGCGGGGCATCGCAAAAGAGCAACAACAAAAGGTCTTTGACGCATTTGCTCAAGCTGATGCTTCAACCACGCGGCAATATGGTGGTACCGGTTTGGGGCTTGCCATTGTTTTTCAGCTCGTTGAATTGATGGACGGTGAAATTACGTTAGAAAGTGAACTTGATGAAGGGACTACCGTCACGGTGACTATGACGTTAAAAGGTCATGCAAAAAATAGATTTTCTATTAATCACTTGTCTAATTGGCTTTTGTTTGAACCGAAAACTGCCAATGCGGAGCTGTTAGCCAACAAGCTTCGAAGTGCCAAACAATTGGTTCGTGTCGCACACAGTCATTCAGAGTTATCGGATAGCCGATTTGATGTATTAATCTGTCGTCCTGAATTGTTGATCATGGTGCCGGATAATATTATCCAAGCGATAAAGTCGGGAGAAGTAGAGTATCAGCCAATCGTCTTTAATATTTCTCATTTTGTTTCGAGCGAGCTCGATGATTTACCGTTTAGACAACTGTTGTCGTTACCCTTTACGAGCTGGGATTTAATCAACAACCAAGACAGTCGTGTCGACCTGACTGAAAATGAAATCCGATTGGATCATTTAGACATATTAGTAGTTGAAGACAACTACGTGAACCAACAGGTTATGCGAATGATTTTGGAATCGTCGGGTGCGCGGGTTCATATCGCTGAAAACGGATTAGCAGCGCTTAGAAAACTAAATGAATCAAAATATGATGCAGTATTATTAGATATTCAAATGCCGGTAATGGACGGCTTGACTTGCGCTCGAAAAATACGAGAATCCAGCCAATTTAATAATGTTCCAATCTTAGCAATGACGGCTCACTCCGCACGAGAAGATTACGAGCGTTCATTTGAAGCTGGTATTGATGTTCATTTAGAAAAGCCAATCGATAAAGCAAACTTACTAAAAGTTATCGACAGTTATACTAAAGAGGGTGAAAGCGGTAAGTTTGTTCCGATCCCAGCTTCTATTGGTGATGCTGAAGCTAAAAAGTCTGAAGTCAATTTGTCGGAATTACCAGTCATAGACAAAAAGGCCCTATTGTCGCAATTTGCTAACGATGAAAATACGATGCAAAAGTTACTTGTGATTTTCCTTAAATCAAAAGAAAAAGAAATGTCACAGTTTGTTGAACAATTAAAAACTCAAATCTCACCTGATGTGTTTGCAAAGCTTCATAACTTCCAAGGCATGTTGGCTAATATCAGAGCTGAAAAGGCTGTAGAAGCAACTAAGCGATTGCGCATTGCCCTTAAGCAAGGTGAAAAATTAGAAACAACAAGAGCAATTGCATTGTGGCAGTCGGTAATTACTGAGTTGTTTGGTTTTTTAAGGAAGTTTGACTAA